In a genomic window of Pseudomonas mohnii:
- a CDS encoding sensor histidine kinase, with amino-acid sequence MEFKQSLSQRIIIAFALMSALVAGAFAMGIIATVHLVEEKLISAGLGGDLQRLLLMDNVEEWSHRPEPDQLFYFSGGHGDFELPKDLRHLDAGFHEVFRENLSYHAMVEIVDGRRYVLLQDQSDFEERERVLFAVVLVGFVLSLALAVFLGWVLARKVMAPVVRLARQVRHRDQLLGLAPPLAPDYAADEVGELAVAFDATLGRLRQALSRERLFTSDVSHELRTPLMVLASSCELLLENPGIDQRGRAQVERIARACEEMRELVQTFLMLARAQREDASMAPQQSVRQVADGLLNLWREPIEAKGLRLIFEPGSSQSTSYNATLLHAVMGNLLRNALHYTEHGFIRLTLTGNGFLVEDSGVGIPEEKREAMFEPFVRGTEKRGEGLGLGLSLVQRICENQGWSVSLTTMEPNGCRFEVQLYTSNVN; translated from the coding sequence ATGGAGTTTAAGCAGAGCCTTTCCCAGCGCATCATCATTGCCTTCGCGTTGATGAGCGCATTGGTGGCGGGCGCCTTCGCCATGGGCATTATCGCCACCGTGCACCTGGTGGAAGAAAAGCTTATTTCGGCAGGTCTGGGTGGCGACCTGCAACGCCTGTTACTGATGGACAACGTCGAGGAGTGGAGCCATCGCCCTGAACCGGACCAGTTGTTCTATTTCAGTGGCGGGCATGGAGACTTCGAGCTGCCCAAGGATTTGCGACACCTGGACGCGGGATTTCATGAAGTGTTCCGCGAGAATCTGTCCTACCACGCGATGGTCGAAATAGTCGACGGACGGCGCTATGTGCTGTTGCAGGACCAGAGCGACTTCGAAGAGCGCGAGCGGGTCCTGTTTGCCGTGGTGCTGGTGGGCTTCGTGCTCAGCCTGGCGCTGGCGGTTTTTCTCGGCTGGGTGCTGGCGCGCAAGGTAATGGCTCCGGTGGTTCGGTTGGCCCGCCAGGTGCGTCATCGTGACCAGTTGCTCGGGCTGGCGCCACCTCTGGCGCCTGATTATGCCGCCGATGAAGTGGGCGAGCTGGCCGTGGCTTTCGACGCCACCCTCGGACGCTTGCGTCAGGCATTGTCCCGGGAGCGACTGTTTACCAGTGACGTCAGCCACGAACTGCGCACGCCTTTGATGGTGCTGGCCAGTTCCTGCGAATTGCTGTTGGAAAACCCGGGGATCGATCAGCGCGGCCGCGCTCAGGTCGAGCGAATCGCTCGTGCCTGTGAGGAGATGCGCGAGCTGGTTCAGACCTTCTTGATGCTGGCCCGCGCTCAACGCGAAGACGCCAGTATGGCGCCGCAGCAATCCGTTCGTCAGGTGGCCGATGGGCTACTGAATCTTTGGCGAGAGCCGATCGAGGCGAAAGGACTGAGGTTGATCTTCGAACCCGGTAGCTCGCAATCCACCTCTTATAACGCGACCCTGCTGCACGCGGTGATGGGCAACCTGCTGCGTAACGCGCTTCATTACACTGAGCATGGATTCATCCGCTTGACCCTCACGGGCAATGGGTTCCTGGTCGAAGACAGTGGAGTGGGCATCCCCGAAGAAAAGCGCGAAGCGATGTTCGAACCTTTCGTCCGTGGTACCGAAAAACGCGGTGAGGGGTTGGGCCTTGGGCTGTCATTGGTACAACGAATTTGTGAAAACCAGGGCTGGAGCGTCAGCCTGACAACCATGGAACCCAACGGTTGTCGTTTTGAAGTGCAGCTGTATACATCCAATGTGAACTGA
- the colR gene encoding two-component system response regulator ColR, whose protein sequence is MRILLVEDNRDILANLADYLGLKGYTVDCAQDGLSGLHLAATEHYDLIVLDIMLPGIDGYTLCKRLREDARRDTPVIMLTARDQLDDRLQGFKSGADDYLIKPFALSELAARIEAVMRRTQGGGRRTLQVGDLSYDLDTLEVTRAGRLLKLNPVGLKLLAVLMQKSPHVLRREILEEALWGDDCPDSDSLRSHVHQLRQVIDKPFAKPLLQTVHGVGYRLAEGRDGV, encoded by the coding sequence ATGCGAATTTTATTGGTTGAAGACAACCGCGATATCCTCGCCAATCTGGCTGATTACCTGGGACTCAAGGGTTACACCGTGGATTGTGCGCAGGACGGTTTGTCGGGCCTGCACCTGGCGGCCACCGAACATTACGACTTGATCGTGCTCGACATCATGCTGCCCGGTATTGACGGCTATACCTTGTGCAAACGCCTTCGCGAAGACGCCCGACGCGATACGCCGGTGATCATGCTCACCGCCCGCGATCAACTGGATGACCGGCTGCAAGGCTTCAAGTCCGGTGCCGATGATTACCTGATCAAGCCCTTTGCCCTGTCGGAACTGGCCGCGCGGATCGAGGCGGTCATGCGCCGTACCCAGGGTGGCGGTCGCCGCACCTTGCAGGTCGGCGACTTGAGCTACGACCTCGATACCCTGGAAGTCACCCGCGCAGGTCGCTTGCTCAAGCTCAACCCGGTGGGCCTGAAGTTGCTGGCCGTGCTGATGCAGAAAAGCCCTCATGTGCTGCGTCGGGAAATTCTCGAAGAAGCGCTGTGGGGCGATGACTGCCCAGACAGTGACAGCCTGCGCAGCCACGTTCATCAATTGCGTCAAGTGATCGACAAGCCTTTCGCCAAACCGTTACTGCAGACTGTGCACGGCGTGGGTTACCGCTTGGCCGAGGGCCGTGATGGAGTTTAA
- a CDS encoding LTA synthase family protein, with amino-acid sequence MDVLKTAPMRFLQLIAGTWLAIFFLTRMVLLLTHLDEAGSGFLSVFGVGLLYDLGFIAYAVLPMGLYLLLCPPALWRRRGHRWFLQGLLTVSLFAMLFTSVAEWLFWDEFGVRFNFIAVDYLVYSDEVLNNLLESYPIGTLLSILAVLAIALSFALRKPFNAAMNAPLPPLRTRLANALGLLIVAGLSAQLLNQDAPRAQGGNAYQNELASNGPYQFFAAFRNNELDYQQFYATRPPAIVAQQIRAELSEPGARFIGEDPQDIRRVIDNPGTPRKPNIILVTIESFSAKYMGSNGDERHLTPNLDALRKQSLYFNNFYATGTRTDRGLEAITLAIPPTPGRSIVKRVGRESGFASLGQQLKAVGYDSVFVYGGRGYFDNMNAFFGGNGYRIVDQSSVDESEIHFKNAWGMADEDLYRQTLKLADADHAKQQPFLLQLMTTSNHRPYTYPDDRIDIKSGNGRDGAVKYTDYAIGEFLDQARKKPWFDNTIFIFVADHTAGSAGKEDLPISNYQIPLFIYAPKLIEARETAQLASQIDLAPTLMGLLNLDYVSTFFGRNLLQDNPLPPRVVVGNYQHLGLFDGKDLAILSPRQGLRRHDEALTESRESRATATDPLITRAITYYQTASYGYKHQLLDWKAPMEGTGQVGER; translated from the coding sequence ATGGATGTTTTAAAGACGGCGCCCATGCGTTTTCTACAGCTGATTGCCGGCACTTGGCTGGCCATTTTTTTCCTGACCCGAATGGTTTTGCTGCTGACTCACCTTGATGAGGCCGGTAGTGGTTTCCTTTCGGTTTTCGGTGTCGGGCTACTTTACGACCTTGGTTTCATTGCCTATGCCGTGCTGCCGATGGGGTTGTATTTGCTGCTCTGCCCGCCAGCATTGTGGCGCCGCCGTGGCCATCGCTGGTTTCTTCAGGGACTGTTGACCGTCAGTCTGTTCGCCATGTTGTTTACCTCGGTGGCCGAATGGCTGTTCTGGGATGAGTTCGGCGTGCGCTTCAACTTCATTGCCGTCGACTACCTGGTGTACTCCGACGAGGTGCTTAACAACCTGCTCGAGTCCTATCCGATTGGCACATTGCTGAGCATCCTCGCCGTACTGGCCATTGCCTTGAGCTTCGCATTGCGCAAGCCCTTCAATGCTGCGATGAACGCACCGTTGCCGCCGCTGCGCACCCGCCTGGCCAATGCGCTGGGCCTGTTGATCGTCGCTGGTCTGAGCGCACAACTGCTCAACCAGGATGCGCCGCGTGCCCAGGGTGGCAACGCCTATCAAAACGAACTGGCGAGCAATGGCCCTTATCAGTTCTTCGCAGCCTTTCGCAATAATGAACTGGATTACCAACAGTTCTACGCCACCCGCCCTCCAGCCATTGTCGCGCAACAGATTCGCGCCGAGTTGAGCGAACCCGGCGCCCGCTTCATCGGTGAGGATCCACAAGACATTCGTCGGGTCATCGACAATCCTGGCACGCCGCGCAAGCCCAACATCATATTGGTCACCATCGAAAGCTTCAGTGCCAAGTACATGGGCAGCAACGGCGACGAGCGTCATCTGACCCCGAACCTCGATGCCTTGCGTAAACAGAGCCTGTACTTCAACAATTTCTACGCCACCGGCACCCGCACCGATCGCGGCCTGGAGGCCATTACCCTGGCGATCCCGCCAACACCGGGACGTTCGATCGTCAAGCGTGTGGGTCGCGAAAGCGGTTTTGCCAGCCTCGGTCAGCAACTCAAAGCCGTGGGCTATGACAGCGTATTTGTATACGGCGGACGCGGTTACTTCGACAACATGAACGCCTTCTTCGGTGGCAATGGCTACCGGATCGTGGACCAGAGCAGCGTCGATGAATCGGAGATCCACTTCAAGAACGCCTGGGGCATGGCCGACGAAGATCTCTACAGACAAACGCTCAAGCTGGCGGACGCGGATCACGCAAAGCAACAGCCGTTCCTGCTGCAATTGATGACGACGTCCAACCATCGCCCTTATACCTATCCAGACGATCGGATCGACATCAAATCCGGTAACGGGCGCGATGGCGCGGTTAAATACACCGACTACGCCATTGGCGAGTTCCTCGATCAGGCTCGCAAAAAGCCCTGGTTCGACAATACAATCTTTATCTTCGTCGCCGACCATACCGCCGGCAGCGCAGGCAAGGAGGACTTGCCGATCAGCAACTATCAGATTCCGTTGTTCATCTATGCGCCCAAGCTGATTGAAGCCCGTGAGACAGCACAGCTGGCCAGCCAGATCGACCTGGCCCCCACGCTGATGGGGCTGCTGAATCTGGATTATGTGTCGACGTTCTTTGGTCGCAACCTGCTGCAGGACAATCCTCTGCCGCCGCGCGTAGTGGTTGGCAATTATCAGCATTTGGGCCTGTTCGACGGCAAGGACCTGGCCATTCTGAGTCCCCGTCAGGGCCTGCGGCGTCACGATGAAGCATTGACCGAGAGTCGCGAGTCCAGGGCCACTGCCACCGACCCGCTGATCACCCGGGCAATCACCTATTACCAAACCGCCAGTTATGGCTACAAGCACCAGCTGCTTGACTGGAAAGCGCCCATGGAGGGCACCGGTCAAGTCGGCGAACGTTAA
- a CDS encoding phosphatase PAP2 family protein — translation MSSTVVRPASRPLNFWVCLGVPAIAAITLVLLELTSLDMDLARLFYDPVAGEFIGKHSYFLENILHDRAKQVVIAFSVFAILGFIGSFFMAKLKPFKRELGCLVLSLGLATSFVTPMKAVTAVQCPWSLEQFGGHETYSELLSPRPHTNKPGRCWPGGHAATGFTLFALFFVLRDRRPRMARAAFIFAFTLGTVFSLGRMMQGAHFFSHNVWTAIFCWLISLGSYYCILYRPAMKAQREANAEPVGA, via the coding sequence ATGTCATCAACCGTTGTCCGCCCTGCCTCTCGCCCGCTTAATTTCTGGGTGTGCCTGGGCGTTCCCGCCATTGCGGCGATCACTCTTGTATTGCTGGAACTGACGTCCCTGGACATGGATCTCGCCAGGCTGTTCTACGACCCGGTAGCCGGTGAATTCATCGGCAAGCACAGTTACTTCCTGGAAAACATCCTGCATGACCGCGCCAAGCAAGTGGTCATCGCGTTTTCGGTTTTCGCCATCCTCGGTTTCATTGGCTCGTTCTTCATGGCCAAACTCAAGCCGTTCAAACGGGAGCTGGGTTGCCTGGTGCTGTCCCTTGGTTTGGCGACCTCGTTTGTCACCCCGATGAAAGCGGTGACGGCGGTGCAATGTCCGTGGAGTCTTGAGCAGTTCGGCGGCCACGAAACCTACAGCGAATTGTTGAGCCCTCGCCCGCACACCAATAAACCGGGTCGATGCTGGCCCGGCGGTCATGCCGCGACCGGGTTCACACTGTTTGCCCTGTTCTTCGTACTGCGCGACCGTCGGCCGCGCATGGCGCGTGCCGCGTTTATCTTCGCCTTCACCCTGGGCACGGTGTTTTCCCTTGGCCGGATGATGCAGGGTGCGCACTTTTTCTCGCACAACGTATGGACGGCGATTTTCTGCTGGCTGATCAGTTTGGGGTCGTATTACTGCATTCTTTATCGGCCGGCGATGAAAGCGCAACGCGAAGCAAACGCAGAACCTGTCGGCGCCTGA
- the groL gene encoding chaperonin GroEL (60 kDa chaperone family; promotes refolding of misfolded polypeptides especially under stressful conditions; forms two stacked rings of heptamers to form a barrel-shaped 14mer; ends can be capped by GroES; misfolded proteins enter the barrel where they are refolded when GroES binds), protein MAAKEVKFGDSARKKMLTGVNVLADAVKATLGPKGRNVIIEKSFGAPTITKDGVSVAKEIELKDRFENMGAQLVKDVASRANDDAGDGTTTATVLAQSIVNEGLKAVAAGMNPMDLKRGIDKATIAIVKELKGLSKPCADTKAIAQVGTISANSDSSIGDIIAEAMEKVGKEGVITVEEGSGLENELSVVEGMQFDRGYLSPYFVNKPETMTAELDGPLILLVDKKISNIREMLPVLEAVAKAGRPLLIVAEDVEGEALATLVVNNMRGIVKVAAVKAPGFGDRRKAMLQDIAVLTGGTVISEEIGLSLESTTLEHLGNAKRVTLSKENTIIVDGAGVQGDIEARITQIRAQVAETSSDYDREKLQERLAKLSGGVAVIKVGAGSEVEMKEKKARVEDALHATRAAVEEGVVPGGGVALVRALQAISELKGDNDDQNVGIQLLRRAVEAPLRQIVANSGDEPSVVVDKVKQGSGNFGYNAATGEYGDMIEMGILDPAKVTRSALQAASSIASLMITTEAMIAEIKDDAPAGGGMPDMGGMGGMGGMM, encoded by the coding sequence ATGGCTGCTAAAGAAGTTAAATTCGGCGATTCCGCCCGCAAGAAAATGCTGACCGGTGTCAACGTCCTGGCTGACGCGGTAAAAGCGACCCTGGGCCCGAAAGGCCGTAACGTGATCATCGAGAAGAGCTTCGGCGCTCCGACCATCACCAAGGATGGCGTTTCCGTAGCCAAAGAAATCGAACTGAAAGACCGTTTCGAAAACATGGGCGCGCAGCTGGTCAAAGACGTTGCCTCCCGTGCCAACGATGACGCGGGCGACGGCACCACCACCGCTACCGTTCTGGCTCAATCGATCGTTAACGAAGGCCTGAAAGCCGTCGCTGCCGGCATGAACCCGATGGACCTGAAACGCGGTATCGACAAAGCGACCATCGCGATCGTCAAAGAACTGAAAGGCCTGTCCAAGCCATGCGCTGACACCAAGGCAATCGCTCAGGTCGGCACCATCTCCGCCAACTCCGACAGCTCCATCGGCGACATCATTGCCGAAGCCATGGAAAAAGTCGGTAAAGAAGGCGTGATCACCGTTGAAGAAGGCTCGGGCCTGGAAAACGAACTGTCGGTTGTAGAAGGCATGCAGTTCGACCGTGGCTACCTGTCCCCGTACTTCGTCAACAAGCCGGAAACCATGACTGCCGAACTCGACGGTCCGCTGATCCTGCTGGTCGACAAGAAAATCTCGAACATCCGCGAAATGCTGCCAGTGCTGGAAGCCGTTGCCAAAGCCGGCCGCCCACTGCTGATCGTGGCCGAAGACGTTGAAGGCGAAGCCCTGGCGACTCTGGTTGTGAACAACATGCGTGGCATCGTTAAAGTCGCAGCCGTCAAGGCTCCAGGCTTCGGCGACCGTCGCAAGGCCATGCTGCAGGACATCGCTGTTCTGACCGGCGGTACCGTGATCTCCGAAGAGATCGGTCTGAGCCTGGAAAGCACTACCCTGGAGCACCTGGGCAACGCCAAGCGCGTCACCCTGTCCAAGGAAAACACCATCATCGTTGACGGTGCTGGCGTACAAGGCGACATCGAAGCACGCATCACCCAGATCCGTGCCCAGGTTGCTGAAACTTCCTCGGACTACGACCGTGAAAAACTGCAAGAGCGTCTGGCCAAGCTGTCCGGCGGCGTAGCAGTGATCAAGGTTGGCGCTGGCTCCGAAGTCGAAATGAAAGAGAAGAAAGCCCGCGTTGAAGACGCCCTGCACGCTACCCGTGCAGCCGTTGAAGAAGGCGTGGTACCTGGCGGCGGCGTGGCACTGGTTCGTGCCCTGCAAGCCATCAGCGAGCTGAAAGGCGACAACGATGACCAGAACGTTGGCATCCAGTTGCTGCGTCGCGCTGTTGAAGCGCCACTGCGTCAGATCGTTGCCAACTCCGGTGACGAGCCAAGCGTTGTGGTCGACAAGGTCAAGCAAGGCTCGGGTAACTTCGGTTACAACGCTGCGACCGGCGAATACGGCGACATGATCGAAATGGGCATCCTGGACCCGGCCAAAGTGACCCGTTCGGCTCTGCAAGCGGCTTCGTCGATTGCCAGCCTGATGATCACTACCGAAGCCATGATCGCCGAGATCAAGGACGACGCACCAGCTGGCGGCGGCATGCCAGACATGGGCGGCATGGGTGGCATGGGCGGCATGATGTAA
- a CDS encoding co-chaperone GroES — protein MKLRPLHDRVVIRRSEEEKKTAGGIVLPGSAAEKANSGEILAVGTGRVLDNGEVRALAVKVGDKVVFGPYSGSNTVKVDGEDLLVMSENEILAVIEG, from the coding sequence ATGAAGCTTCGTCCTCTGCATGACCGCGTCGTCATCCGTCGCAGCGAAGAAGAAAAGAAAACCGCTGGCGGTATCGTCCTGCCAGGCTCGGCTGCTGAAAAAGCCAACAGCGGCGAAATCCTCGCTGTAGGCACCGGCCGCGTACTGGACAACGGTGAAGTGCGTGCACTGGCCGTGAAAGTGGGCGACAAGGTTGTGTTCGGTCCGTACTCCGGCAGCAACACCGTGAAAGTCGACGGCGAAGACCTGCTGGTAATGAGCGAGAACGAGATCCTCGCTGTTATCGAAGGCTGA
- a CDS encoding FxsA family protein — translation MRPFLLLFVLLPVLELFVFVKVAGAIGFFPALLLIILGSMLGVFVLRIAGLATALRARESLNRGELPAQTMLEGLMLALAGGLLILPGFVTDVLGLIMLLPVSRRLLANQMRQRAEEQAIRQRAFADDLQSRGGPAPREPLGREPNVIEGEFEHRDTK, via the coding sequence ATGCGCCCTTTTTTGTTGCTCTTTGTACTGCTCCCAGTGTTGGAGTTGTTCGTATTCGTCAAGGTGGCCGGGGCAATCGGTTTTTTCCCGGCCCTGCTTCTGATCATTCTCGGCTCGATGCTCGGCGTGTTCGTGCTGCGGATCGCCGGTCTGGCAACCGCATTGCGTGCCCGTGAAAGCCTGAATCGTGGGGAGCTGCCCGCCCAGACCATGCTCGAAGGCCTGATGTTGGCCCTGGCGGGCGGTCTGTTGATCCTGCCGGGTTTCGTCACCGACGTACTGGGCCTGATCATGCTGCTGCCCGTCTCCCGTCGTCTGCTCGCCAATCAAATGCGCCAGCGCGCCGAGGAGCAAGCGATCCGCCAACGTGCGTTCGCCGATGACCTTCAGTCCCGCGGCGGTCCTGCACCTCGCGAACCGCTGGGGCGGGAGCCCAATGTGATCGAGGGCGAGTTCGAGCATCGCGATACCAAGTAA
- a CDS encoding HugZ family protein, with translation MSVEAAKHARELLLKEYRGVLSTHSKAMPGFPFGSVVPYCLDAQGWPLILISRIAQHTHNLQKDPKCSLFVGERGAEDVQAVGRLTYLAEAQQLEDEADIEAAAERYYRYFPESQNYHQAHDFDFWVLKPVRHRYIGGFGAIHWVNELTLANPFAGRAEVSMVEHMNADHAKAIAHYVDLAGLPKTSPAQMVGIDSEGMHLRIGQGLHWLPFQVPCNTPTQVREALVFLAHAEQWPKNEVADA, from the coding sequence TTGAGCGTTGAAGCTGCCAAGCATGCCCGAGAGTTGCTGCTCAAGGAATACCGCGGGGTACTCTCCACGCATTCCAAAGCAATGCCCGGTTTTCCGTTCGGCTCCGTGGTTCCGTACTGTCTGGACGCCCAGGGCTGGCCGCTGATCCTGATCAGCCGTATCGCCCAACACACCCATAACCTGCAAAAAGATCCGAAATGTTCGCTCTTTGTCGGAGAACGCGGGGCCGAAGACGTGCAAGCAGTGGGGCGCCTGACTTACCTGGCCGAGGCGCAACAGCTCGAGGACGAGGCAGATATCGAAGCAGCCGCTGAGCGTTACTATCGCTACTTCCCGGAATCGCAGAACTATCATCAGGCCCATGATTTCGATTTCTGGGTGCTCAAGCCTGTGCGCCATCGTTACATCGGCGGTTTTGGCGCCATTCACTGGGTCAACGAACTGACCCTGGCCAATCCTTTTGCCGGCAGGGCCGAAGTGAGCATGGTCGAACACATGAATGCCGATCACGCCAAGGCCATCGCCCATTACGTCGATCTGGCGGGATTACCGAAAACCTCACCGGCGCAGATGGTCGGTATCGATAGCGAAGGCATGCACCTGCGCATTGGCCAGGGGCTTCACTGGTTGCCGTTCCAAGTGCCATGTAATACTCCGACACAAGTTCGCGAAGCCTTGGTTTTCCTGGCTCATGCAGAGCAATGGCCGAAAAATGAAGTGGCTGACGCTTGA
- a CDS encoding SDR family oxidoreductase produces the protein MQLTDKVIIITGGCQGLGRSMAEYFAGKGAKLALVDLNQEKLDDAVAACKAKGVEARAYLCNVANEEQVTHMVAQVAEDFGAIHGLINNAGILRDGLLLKVKDGEMTKMSLAQWQSVIDVNLTGVFLCTREVAAKMVELKNSGAIINISSISRAGNVGQTNYSAAKAGVAAATVTWAKELARYGIRVAGIAPGFIETEMTLGMKPEALEKMTSGIPLKRMGKPEEIAHSAAYIFENDYYTGRILEMDGGLRI, from the coding sequence ATGCAACTCACTGACAAAGTAATCATTATCACTGGCGGTTGCCAGGGTTTAGGCCGTTCCATGGCCGAGTATTTCGCCGGCAAGGGTGCGAAACTGGCGCTGGTCGATCTGAACCAGGAAAAGCTCGACGACGCCGTTGCGGCCTGCAAGGCCAAGGGTGTCGAGGCCCGTGCCTACCTGTGTAACGTCGCCAACGAAGAGCAAGTGACCCACATGGTCGCCCAGGTCGCCGAAGACTTCGGCGCGATCCATGGCCTGATCAATAACGCCGGGATCCTGCGTGACGGCCTGCTGCTCAAGGTCAAGGACGGTGAAATGACCAAGATGAGCCTGGCCCAATGGCAGTCGGTCATCGACGTCAACCTGACCGGCGTGTTCCTGTGCACCCGTGAAGTCGCGGCGAAAATGGTCGAGCTGAAGAACAGCGGCGCGATCATCAATATCTCGTCGATTTCCCGCGCCGGCAACGTCGGTCAGACCAACTACTCCGCCGCCAAGGCCGGCGTTGCGGCGGCGACCGTGACCTGGGCCAAGGAACTGGCGCGCTACGGCATTCGTGTGGCCGGCATTGCACCGGGTTTCATCGAAACCGAAATGACCCTGGGCATGAAACCTGAAGCACTGGAGAAAATGACCTCCGGGATTCCGCTCAAGCGCATGGGCAAACCGGAAGAGATCGCCCATTCGGCGGCGTACATCTTCGAAAATGACTATTACACCGGCCGGATTCTGGAAATGGATGGCGGGTTGCGCATTTAA
- the apbC gene encoding iron-sulfur cluster carrier protein ApbC — protein sequence MSAVNRAAVEAVLRQYTDPYLNQDPVSAGCVRSVDIAGDRVNVQLELGYAAGLFKSGWAQLLQMAIEGLDGVTTARVEITSVIAAHKAQAQIPGLANVKNVVAVASGKGGVGKSTTAANLALALAREGAKVGILDADIYGPSQGIMFGIAEGTRPQIKDQKWFVPIQSHGVEVMSMAFLTDDNTPMVWRGPMVSGALLQLVTQTAWGDLDYLVIDMPPGTGDIQLTLAQKVPVAGAVIVTTPQDLALLDARKGVEMFRKVNIPVLGVVENMAVHICSNCGHAEHLFGEGGGVKLANQYGVELLASLPLAMAIREQADGGKPTVIAEPDSPIALVYQELARHVGARIVLQEAATPAMPNITVSDD from the coding sequence ATGAGCGCCGTCAATCGCGCAGCGGTGGAAGCCGTCCTTCGCCAGTACACCGACCCTTATCTGAACCAGGACCCGGTCAGCGCCGGATGCGTGCGCAGCGTCGATATTGCGGGCGACCGCGTCAACGTCCAGCTTGAGCTGGGCTACGCCGCCGGTCTGTTCAAGAGTGGCTGGGCGCAACTGTTGCAGATGGCTATCGAAGGCCTGGACGGCGTGACGACCGCGCGTGTCGAGATCACCAGCGTCATAGCCGCGCACAAGGCTCAGGCTCAGATTCCGGGCCTGGCCAACGTCAAGAATGTGGTGGCCGTGGCCTCCGGCAAGGGGGGCGTGGGCAAATCCACCACCGCCGCCAACCTGGCATTGGCCTTGGCTCGCGAAGGGGCCAAGGTGGGCATTCTGGATGCGGACATTTATGGCCCAAGCCAGGGCATCATGTTCGGCATCGCTGAAGGCACCCGGCCGCAGATCAAGGATCAGAAGTGGTTCGTGCCGATCCAGTCCCATGGCGTCGAAGTGATGTCCATGGCGTTCCTGACCGATGACAACACGCCGATGGTCTGGCGCGGGCCGATGGTCTCCGGTGCCTTGTTGCAACTGGTGACACAGACCGCGTGGGGCGACCTGGATTACCTGGTCATCGACATGCCGCCAGGCACCGGTGACATCCAGCTGACCCTGGCGCAGAAAGTCCCTGTGGCCGGTGCGGTGATCGTCACCACGCCACAAGACCTGGCCTTGCTCGACGCGCGCAAGGGCGTGGAAATGTTCCGCAAAGTGAACATTCCGGTGCTCGGCGTGGTGGAAAACATGGCCGTGCACATCTGCTCCAACTGCGGACATGCCGAGCATCTGTTCGGTGAGGGCGGTGGTGTGAAGCTGGCCAACCAGTATGGGGTTGAGCTACTGGCCTCGCTGCCGCTGGCAATGGCCATCCGCGAACAGGCCGACGGTGGAAAGCCAACGGTGATCGCCGAGCCGGACAGCCCGATTGCGCTGGTCTACCAGGAGCTCGCCCGTCATGTCGGCGCGAGGATCGTGTTGCAGGAAGCCGCGACCCCGGCGATGCCGAACATCACTGTCAGCGACGATTGA